The Tigriopus californicus strain San Diego chromosome 5, Tcal_SD_v2.1, whole genome shotgun sequence genome includes a region encoding these proteins:
- the LOC131881458 gene encoding zinc finger CCCH domain-containing protein 13-like isoform X1 (The sequence of the model RefSeq protein was modified relative to this genomic sequence to represent the inferred CDS: added 57 bases not found in genome assembly): protein MDCYPYPNQRSPLKEIREEGLFHCDPLDEGESVEAEAESGQPSNKCSLPDLVTTSMAASIQQPRNLFDSVVLLDHLPESSGDDDDGDHLFLLPDRVLAMDSISFREDVAAIAPSFLPQQHSPHNSLDSSDSNRSLRLADDSEGLRLARASNGCRTLWLCEAGLIGQTSSNSSSGHLLVDDSPTLTSNKSVPVHEDDIHSQSPTSSPPPPHQLHHHQQQQYHPQQQQQQQVSSQKNEESPPSNSHPQPQPHHLDEDVDLDHSGQSRDDVNTPSSKRPLSRKSSTHRNQTSDLWFMFDSDEQFGGEGRDQLSLSTKEREDRVRKIKEHQEEERRKKLEELKQHAQASQKFREQQEFERRRHFELLRSKENEKLSAVVERRKAIESADRERKEALLKKAIEREEKIMEKRREQQARMTFAFGSSTPRSLHPNLGSSSDIWGSSRRLASSSNGQGNIMSQSMYSPGPTANRKSAERELMDESMKKRTSSVHGLDKSGDGRPRLSTWKDRSSAVNRSSPSRFLPNLKSIMASPASGAASAKNTSNTNLKGVGTTAGLLYRKDRFTKVQSQPGSPMAEQSPLYWFIRDIDIGDSHSERSSNRRAPSADGRGPRPPGPSPCSRSRHDSHFMRGSASLVGGEDSGLGLPSSSMSQSFCLSGTGGTFTAHRRRTDLMPTITPGMMARESGSSRSSTPAGTKRSTPGRAVSMSRLDQLSRPRLHANHSPSHTRHMAKGTSKTSLPNQHQHHHHQQQQQPGSSHYVDVVFRQGMSASVSMGHLNRPPSNSANHINHRSPVKRRSSQLAKRPPRPRPEGISRESSSVHQSRPPSAMSSDSNTNTNGGVRMRRSHVRRARPISIATTGMSTSMIETRRSTPSRTNQKSLTSSTRMTRSKSIDKDDDNNSTKSTNSLSKSPSSNAVGGTPRRTPAQVKADSNAKKGKTPVKAPSTPMKSPVGKKDFVSSSTSIEERPPKSTTPDLTPKFQTEEVTPDVISGGAIGEGQKSPVKDKSPPPSTADGGQENTADSGPGTPSKKIISSEEEAKAKLAEKRRQMKEKMEREAELERQRLAEEERLEEERRLKEEEEERLAMIEADRLAALARQAEEERLQKAMEEAQKREEEERQRKEEEEKAKKEKEEAERKAREEAEMKQKEMEEKHRKEEAERLERKKRIEQIMARTRGSKGTPTSTPKKEAAAAPDTKSDDLNGTIVNPAESDNENAYQSTSDPRDQTQHHSANADDMSGEQSSSTASATPQPDLLGDLFSNNNKEQSNTLASPTAPSSVFAENEKNQAQDASPNKQLLLDSPEEKGTIDTQIKEVSASNSNGQSHGNGNHEFDQILDLNEAKESSASEVTTAPIIAFENETTNGGQESGAASPLNKLDANTAGMAFIA from the exons ATGGATTGTTATCCATACCCAAATCAAAGATCTCCCTTGAAAGAGATCCGGGAGGAAGGTCTTTTTCATTGTGATCCCTTGGATGAGGGTGAATCCGTTGAAGCTGAGGCTGAGAGTGGACAGCCCTCGAACAAGTGCTCCTTACCTGACTTGGTAACCACGTCAATGGCTGCGTCCATTCAGCAGCCCAGAAATCTTTTTGACAGTGTGGTGCTGTTGGACCATTTGCCAGAGTCTTCGGGGGATGATGACGATGGGGATCACTTGTTCTTGCTCCCAGACCGTGTCCTGGCCATGGACAGTATCAGTTTCCGAGAAGATGTGGCCGCTATAGCACCTTCGTTCCTACCCCAACAGCACTCGCCGCACAATTCTCTAGATTCGAGCGATTCCAATCGATCTTTGCGGCTCGCCGATGACTCTGAAGGATTACGATTGGCCCGAGCTAGTAATGGCTGTCGGACTCTTTGGCTCT GTGAAGCGGGACTGATTGGCCAAACGTCCTCGAATTCAAGTTCGGGTCATTTACTGGTGGATGACTCACCCACTCTCACAAGCAACAAGTCCGTTCCTGTTCACGAGGACGACATCCACTCTCAATCTCCCACATCGTCTCCACCCCCACCCCACCAGCTACATCACCATCAGCAGCAACAGTACCAtccccaacaacaacaacaacaacaagtcTCCAGTCAGAAGAACGAAGAAAGCCCGCCCTCAAATAGTCATCCCCAGCCTCAGCCTCACCATTTGGACGAGGATGTGGATCTCGATCACTCGGGGCAGAGTCGAGATGATGTGAACACGCCCAGCTCCAAGCGGCCGCTTTCCAGAAAATCATCAACTCACCGAA GTCGCGACCAATTGTCTTTGTCTACCAAAGAACGCGAAGATCGAGTGCGGAAAATTAAAGAGCatcaagaggaagaaagaaggaagaagttGGAGGAACTCAAACAGCAC GCACAGGCATCTCAAAAGTTCCGTGAGCAACAGGAATTCGAACGAAGACGACACTTTGAGCTTTTGAGATCCAAGGAGAACGAGAAGTTGAGTGCTGTGGTTGAGCGTCGAAAAGCCATCGAGAGTGCTGATCGAGAGCGAAAAGAGGCCTTACTCAAAAAGGCCATCGAGCGTGAGGAAAAGATCATGGAGAAGCGACGTGAACAGCAGGCCAGGATGACCTTTGCATTTGGAAGCTCCACACCACGATCCCTTCATCCCAACTTGGGATCCAGCTCGGATATTTGGGGATCCAGTCGCAG GTTGGCATCTTCCAGCAATGGTCAAGGGAACATCATGAGTCAATCCATGTACAGTCCCGGCCCCACGGCCAATCGAAAGTCCGCTGAGCGGGAGTTGATGGATGAATCTATGAAGAAAAGAACCTCCTCGGTTCACGGATTAGACAAGAGTGGAGATG GTCGCCCGAGGTTATCCACATGGAAAGACCGATCTTCAGCGGTCAACCGATCCTCACCTTCGAGATTCTTACCCAACCTCAAGTCTATCATGGCTTCACCGGCCTCTGGTGCGGCCTCGGCCAAAAATACCTCCAATACTAATCTGAAAGGCGTTGGAACAACGGCAGGGCTCCTCTATAGGAAGGACAGATTCACCAAAGTCCAGTCCCAGCCAGGATCGCCCATGGCCGAACAATCGCCATTGTACTGGTTCATTCGCGACATTGACATTGGTGATAGTCACTCTGAACGTAGCTCGAACCGTCGAGCACCCTCAGCTGATGGTCGCGGACCTCGTCCTCCTGGTCCGAGTCCTTGCAGCAGATCCAGACATGACTCGCACTTCATGCGAGGTTCAGCCTCCTTAGTTGGCG GCGAGGACTCTGGTCTTGGCTTGCCTAGTTCCTCCATGAGccaatcattttgtttaagTGGAACGGGTGGAACATTCACTGCCCATCGTCGCCGCACTGATCTCATGCCTACCATCACGCCGGGAATGATGGCCCGGGAATCGGGTTCGTCTCGCTCGAGTACACCCGCTGGAACCAAGCGATCCACCCCAGGTAGGGCTGTCTCCATGTCCAGGCTTGACCAATTGTCCAGACCTAGGTTGCATGCTAACCACAGCCCAAGCCACACTAGACACATGGCCAAGGGAACATCAAAGACTTCTCTACccaaccaacaccaacaccaccaccaccaacaacaacaacagccaggCTCTTCACATTATGTGGACGTGGTGTTTAGGCAGGGCATGTCTGCGAGTGTGTCCATGGGACATCTTAACCGACCTCCATCTAACTCGGCTAATCACATCAATCACCGGTCCCCGGTCAAGCGGCGAAGCTCTCAGCTAGCCAAGCGACCTCCGAGACCTCGCCCGGAAG GAATCAGCCGAGAGAGCTCTTCGGTCCATCAATCCCGACCTCCCAGTGCGATGAGCTCGGACTCGAATACCAATACCAATGGAGGGGTTCGAATGCGGCGATCTCACGTCAGAAGAGCCCGGCCCATCAGTATTGCCACCACGGGCATGTCCACCTCCATGATTGAAACCAGACGATCCACACCCTCTAGAACTAATCAAAAAT CCTTAACATCATCCACGAGAATGACTCGATCCAAGAGCATAGACAAGGACGACGACAATAACAGTACCAAAAGTACGAACTCCTTATCGAAAAGTCCCTCGTCCAATGCTGTGGGTGGAACGCCTCGTCGAACCCCCGCTCAAGTCAAAGCTGATTCCAACGCCAAGAAAGGGAAG ACCCCAGTGAAAGCACCTTCTACTCCAATGAAGTCACCCGTGGGCAAGAAAGATTTTGTGAGCTCTTCAACTTCGATTGAAGAGAGACCACCAAAATCAACCACTCCGGATTTAACCCCCAAATTCCAAACTGAAGAGGTGACCCCTGACGTAATTTCTGGAGGAGCAATCGGAGAAGGCCAAAAGTCGCCTGTAAAGGATAAGAGTCCACCCCCGTCGACGGCAGATGGTGGACAAGAAAACACCGCGGATAGTGGACCTGGAACGCCCAGTAAGAAGATCATCTCAAGTGAGGAAGAAGCCAAAGCGAAATTGGCCGAAAAACGACGACAAATGAAGGAGAAGATGGAACGCGAAGCAGAGCTAGAAAGGCAGCGATTG GCCGAAGAAGAACGATTGGAAGAGGAGCGACGACtcaaagaggaggaagaagaacgtTTGGCAATGATCGAGGCTGACCGTCTGGCTGCTTTGGCCAGACAAGCAGAAGAGGAAAGGCTTCAaaaggccatggaagaggctcaaaaacgagaagaagaggagagacaacgcaaagaggaagaagaaaaggccaagaaggagaaggaagaggcgGAGCGAAAAGCACGTGAAGAGGCAGAgatgaagcaaaaagaaatggaggaaaaaCATCGGAAGGAAGAGGCCGAGCGTCTAGAGCGGAAGAAAAGAATCGAGCAGATCATGGCCCGAACTCGCGGTAGTAAGGGCACGCCCACTTCGACTCCCAAGAAAGAGGCTGCTGCGGCACCTGATACTAAGTCAGATGACTTGAATGGCACCATTGTCAATCCGGCGGAAAGCGACAACGAAAATGCCTACCAGTCTACGTCAGATCCTCGAGATCAAACTCAACACCATTCCGCGAATGCCGATGACATGTCCGGGGAGCAGAGCTCGTCCACTGCTTCGGCCACGCCCCAGCCCGACCTCCTAGGGGATCTGTTTTCCAATAACAATAAAGAGCAGAGCAACACTCTGGCTTCACCCACGGCACCATCATCAGTGTTTGCTGAGAACGAAAAGAATCAAGCTCAGGATGCGTCACCTAACAAGCAATTGCTCTTGGATTCTCCCGAGGAGAAGGGAACCATAGACACCCAAATTAAAGAAGTGTCTGCTTCTAACTCCAACGGACAGAG CCATGGTAATGGCAACCATGAATTCGACCAGATCCTCGACCTAAATGAGGCTAAAGAATCCTCTGCCTCGGAAGTAACCACAGCCCCCATTATAGCCTTCGAGAATGAGACAACGAATGGAGGTCAAGAGTCTGGTGCTGCAAGTCCGTTGAACAAGTTGGATGCCAACACCGCTGGTATGGCATTTATTGCGTAG
- the LOC131881458 gene encoding zinc finger CCCH domain-containing protein 13-like isoform X4 (The sequence of the model RefSeq protein was modified relative to this genomic sequence to represent the inferred CDS: added 57 bases not found in genome assembly), with amino-acid sequence MDCYPYPNQRSPLKEIREEGLFHCDPLDEGESVEAEAESGQPSNKCSLPDLVTTSMAASIQQPRNLFDSVVLLDHLPESSGDDDDGDHLFLLPDRVLAMDSISFREDVAAIAPSFLPQQHSPHNSLDSSDSNRSLRLADDSEGLRLARASNGCRTLWLCEAGLIGQTSSNSSSGHLLVDDSPTLTSNKSVPVHEDDIHSQSPTSSPPPPHQLHHHQQQQYHPQQQQQQQVSSQKNEESPPSNSHPQPQPHHLDEDVDLDHSGQSRDDVNTPSSKRPLSRKSSTHRNQTSDLWFMFDSDEQFGGEGRDQLSLSTKEREDRVRKIKEHQEEERRKKLEELKQHAQASQKFREQQEFERRRHFELLRSKENEKLSAVVERRKAIESADRERKEALLKKAIEREEKIMEKRREQQARMTFAFGSSTPRSLHPNLGSSSDIWGSSRRLASSSNGQGNIMSQSMYSPGPTANRKSAERELMDESMKKRTSSVHGLDKSGDGRPRLSTWKDRSSAVNRSSPSRFLPNLKSIMASPASGAASAKNTSNTNLKGVGTTAGLLYRKDRFTKVQSQPGSPMAEQSPLYWFIRDIDIGDSHSERSSNRRAPSADGRGPRPPGPSPCSRSRHDSHFMRGSASLVGGEDSGLGLPSSSMSQSFCLSGTGGTFTAHRRRTDLMPTITPGMMARESGSSRSSTPAGTKRSTPGRAVSMSRLDQLSRPRLHANHSPSHTRHMAKGTSKTSLPNQHQHHHHQQQQQPGSSHYVDVVFRQGMSASVSMGHLNRPPSNSANHINHRSPVKRRSSQLAKRPPRPRPEALTSSTRMTRSKSIDKDDDNNSTKSTNSLSKSPSSNAVGGTPRRTPAQVKADSNAKKGKTPVKAPSTPMKSPVGKKDFVSSSTSIEERPPKSTTPDLTPKFQTEEVTPDVISGGAIGEGQKSPVKDKSPPPSTADGGQENTADSGPGTPSKKIISSEEEAKAKLAEKRRQMKEKMEREAELERQRLAEEERLEEERRLKEEEEERLAMIEADRLAALARQAEEERLQKAMEEAQKREEEERQRKEEEEKAKKEKEEAERKAREEAEMKQKEMEEKHRKEEAERLERKKRIEQIMARTRGSKGTPTSTPKKEAAAAPDTKSDDLNGTIVNPAESDNENAYQSTSDPRDQTQHHSANADDMSGEQSSSTASATPQPDLLGDLFSNNNKEQSNTLASPTAPSSVFAENEKNQAQDASPNKQLLLDSPEEKGTIDTQIKEVSASNSNGQSHGNGNHEFDQILDLNEAKESSASEVTTAPIIAFENETTNGGQESGAASPLNKLDANTAGMAFIA; translated from the exons ATGGATTGTTATCCATACCCAAATCAAAGATCTCCCTTGAAAGAGATCCGGGAGGAAGGTCTTTTTCATTGTGATCCCTTGGATGAGGGTGAATCCGTTGAAGCTGAGGCTGAGAGTGGACAGCCCTCGAACAAGTGCTCCTTACCTGACTTGGTAACCACGTCAATGGCTGCGTCCATTCAGCAGCCCAGAAATCTTTTTGACAGTGTGGTGCTGTTGGACCATTTGCCAGAGTCTTCGGGGGATGATGACGATGGGGATCACTTGTTCTTGCTCCCAGACCGTGTCCTGGCCATGGACAGTATCAGTTTCCGAGAAGATGTGGCCGCTATAGCACCTTCGTTCCTACCCCAACAGCACTCGCCGCACAATTCTCTAGATTCGAGCGATTCCAATCGATCTTTGCGGCTCGCCGATGACTCTGAAGGATTACGATTGGCCCGAGCTAGTAATGGCTGTCGGACTCTTTGGCTCT GTGAAGCGGGACTGATTGGCCAAACGTCCTCGAATTCAAGTTCGGGTCATTTACTGGTGGATGACTCACCCACTCTCACAAGCAACAAGTCCGTTCCTGTTCACGAGGACGACATCCACTCTCAATCTCCCACATCGTCTCCACCCCCACCCCACCAGCTACATCACCATCAGCAGCAACAGTACCAtccccaacaacaacaacaacaacaagtcTCCAGTCAGAAGAACGAAGAAAGCCCGCCCTCAAATAGTCATCCCCAGCCTCAGCCTCACCATTTGGACGAGGATGTGGATCTCGATCACTCGGGGCAGAGTCGAGATGATGTGAACACGCCCAGCTCCAAGCGGCCGCTTTCCAGAAAATCATCAACTCACCGAA GTCGCGACCAATTGTCTTTGTCTACCAAAGAACGCGAAGATCGAGTGCGGAAAATTAAAGAGCatcaagaggaagaaagaaggaagaagttGGAGGAACTCAAACAGCAC GCACAGGCATCTCAAAAGTTCCGTGAGCAACAGGAATTCGAACGAAGACGACACTTTGAGCTTTTGAGATCCAAGGAGAACGAGAAGTTGAGTGCTGTGGTTGAGCGTCGAAAAGCCATCGAGAGTGCTGATCGAGAGCGAAAAGAGGCCTTACTCAAAAAGGCCATCGAGCGTGAGGAAAAGATCATGGAGAAGCGACGTGAACAGCAGGCCAGGATGACCTTTGCATTTGGAAGCTCCACACCACGATCCCTTCATCCCAACTTGGGATCCAGCTCGGATATTTGGGGATCCAGTCGCAG GTTGGCATCTTCCAGCAATGGTCAAGGGAACATCATGAGTCAATCCATGTACAGTCCCGGCCCCACGGCCAATCGAAAGTCCGCTGAGCGGGAGTTGATGGATGAATCTATGAAGAAAAGAACCTCCTCGGTTCACGGATTAGACAAGAGTGGAGATG GTCGCCCGAGGTTATCCACATGGAAAGACCGATCTTCAGCGGTCAACCGATCCTCACCTTCGAGATTCTTACCCAACCTCAAGTCTATCATGGCTTCACCGGCCTCTGGTGCGGCCTCGGCCAAAAATACCTCCAATACTAATCTGAAAGGCGTTGGAACAACGGCAGGGCTCCTCTATAGGAAGGACAGATTCACCAAAGTCCAGTCCCAGCCAGGATCGCCCATGGCCGAACAATCGCCATTGTACTGGTTCATTCGCGACATTGACATTGGTGATAGTCACTCTGAACGTAGCTCGAACCGTCGAGCACCCTCAGCTGATGGTCGCGGACCTCGTCCTCCTGGTCCGAGTCCTTGCAGCAGATCCAGACATGACTCGCACTTCATGCGAGGTTCAGCCTCCTTAGTTGGCG GCGAGGACTCTGGTCTTGGCTTGCCTAGTTCCTCCATGAGccaatcattttgtttaagTGGAACGGGTGGAACATTCACTGCCCATCGTCGCCGCACTGATCTCATGCCTACCATCACGCCGGGAATGATGGCCCGGGAATCGGGTTCGTCTCGCTCGAGTACACCCGCTGGAACCAAGCGATCCACCCCAGGTAGGGCTGTCTCCATGTCCAGGCTTGACCAATTGTCCAGACCTAGGTTGCATGCTAACCACAGCCCAAGCCACACTAGACACATGGCCAAGGGAACATCAAAGACTTCTCTACccaaccaacaccaacaccaccaccaccaacaacaacaacagccaggCTCTTCACATTATGTGGACGTGGTGTTTAGGCAGGGCATGTCTGCGAGTGTGTCCATGGGACATCTTAACCGACCTCCATCTAACTCGGCTAATCACATCAATCACCGGTCCCCGGTCAAGCGGCGAAGCTCTCAGCTAGCCAAGCGACCTCCGAGACCTCGCCCGGAAG CCTTAACATCATCCACGAGAATGACTCGATCCAAGAGCATAGACAAGGACGACGACAATAACAGTACCAAAAGTACGAACTCCTTATCGAAAAGTCCCTCGTCCAATGCTGTGGGTGGAACGCCTCGTCGAACCCCCGCTCAAGTCAAAGCTGATTCCAACGCCAAGAAAGGGAAG ACCCCAGTGAAAGCACCTTCTACTCCAATGAAGTCACCCGTGGGCAAGAAAGATTTTGTGAGCTCTTCAACTTCGATTGAAGAGAGACCACCAAAATCAACCACTCCGGATTTAACCCCCAAATTCCAAACTGAAGAGGTGACCCCTGACGTAATTTCTGGAGGAGCAATCGGAGAAGGCCAAAAGTCGCCTGTAAAGGATAAGAGTCCACCCCCGTCGACGGCAGATGGTGGACAAGAAAACACCGCGGATAGTGGACCTGGAACGCCCAGTAAGAAGATCATCTCAAGTGAGGAAGAAGCCAAAGCGAAATTGGCCGAAAAACGACGACAAATGAAGGAGAAGATGGAACGCGAAGCAGAGCTAGAAAGGCAGCGATTG GCCGAAGAAGAACGATTGGAAGAGGAGCGACGACtcaaagaggaggaagaagaacgtTTGGCAATGATCGAGGCTGACCGTCTGGCTGCTTTGGCCAGACAAGCAGAAGAGGAAAGGCTTCAaaaggccatggaagaggctcaaaaacgagaagaagaggagagacaacgcaaagaggaagaagaaaaggccaagaaggagaaggaagaggcgGAGCGAAAAGCACGTGAAGAGGCAGAgatgaagcaaaaagaaatggaggaaaaaCATCGGAAGGAAGAGGCCGAGCGTCTAGAGCGGAAGAAAAGAATCGAGCAGATCATGGCCCGAACTCGCGGTAGTAAGGGCACGCCCACTTCGACTCCCAAGAAAGAGGCTGCTGCGGCACCTGATACTAAGTCAGATGACTTGAATGGCACCATTGTCAATCCGGCGGAAAGCGACAACGAAAATGCCTACCAGTCTACGTCAGATCCTCGAGATCAAACTCAACACCATTCCGCGAATGCCGATGACATGTCCGGGGAGCAGAGCTCGTCCACTGCTTCGGCCACGCCCCAGCCCGACCTCCTAGGGGATCTGTTTTCCAATAACAATAAAGAGCAGAGCAACACTCTGGCTTCACCCACGGCACCATCATCAGTGTTTGCTGAGAACGAAAAGAATCAAGCTCAGGATGCGTCACCTAACAAGCAATTGCTCTTGGATTCTCCCGAGGAGAAGGGAACCATAGACACCCAAATTAAAGAAGTGTCTGCTTCTAACTCCAACGGACAGAG CCATGGTAATGGCAACCATGAATTCGACCAGATCCTCGACCTAAATGAGGCTAAAGAATCCTCTGCCTCGGAAGTAACCACAGCCCCCATTATAGCCTTCGAGAATGAGACAACGAATGGAGGTCAAGAGTCTGGTGCTGCAAGTCCGTTGAACAAGTTGGATGCCAACACCGCTGGTATGGCATTTATTGCGTAG